In one window of Primulina tabacum isolate GXHZ01 chromosome 8, ASM2559414v2, whole genome shotgun sequence DNA:
- the LOC142553925 gene encoding zinc finger BED domain-containing protein RICESLEEPER 2-like isoform X3 → MSSEPIGLVHEEDSVEGVHVLDLDVDEEAGTNLQGRASGSVKRKRPLKSQWWQYFEMLPKVEGEEKRCKCKVCGTTYKADSSMGTAHFIDSNWVLQKRIINFSYMPPPHSVIALCDKINSLFNAWGIQRKVFTITLDNAASNDVFVGLLRDHLSLNCSLVNDGEFLHVRCCAHILNLIVQEDLKIIDHSVDKIRECVKYVKGSQVRKKKFVESVTQTSLDPKKSLRQDVPTRWNSTYLMLSSAIYYRRAFNHLKLTDTNFTHCPLVDEWVQAEKICKFLEVFYETTTLFSEVKYPTANLYFPRVFTVQLTLSQALQSSDDFMRSMANRMFQKFDKYWKDYNILLSIAVIVDPRFKKQFVEFCYNKLYGHGSNELSLVKSKLVSLFEEYMGLASKSSSSNTSTSSHSGIDDNASLPLNSESGCMDVLKEFDTFQRTELNDRAQKSQLDLYLDEPKIDRSSKCDVLAF, encoded by the exons ATGAGTTCAGAACCTATTGGTCTTGTTCATGAGGAGGATAGTGTGGAGGGTGTACATGTGTTGGATTTAGATGTTGATGAAGAAGCAGGTACTAACTTGCAAGGTCGGGCCTCCGGAAGTGTTAAACGAAAGAGACCTTTAAAATCACAATGGTGGCAATATTTTGAGATGCTTCCAAAAGTAGAAGGAGAAGAAAAGCGTTGCAAATGTAAAGTATGTGGGACTACGTACAAAGCAGACAGTAGCATGGGGACAG CGCATTTCATTGATTCTAATTGGGTTTTGCAAAAAAGGATTATCAACTTCTCTTACATGCCTCCACCTCACTCTGTTATTGCATTGTGTGATAAAATCAATAGCTTATTCAATGCTTGGGGAATTCAGAGAAAGGTTTTCACAATTACGTTGGACAATGCCGCTTCAAATGATGTCTTTGTTGGCCTTCTAAGGGATCATCTTAGTTTAAATTGTTCATTAGTGAATGATGGCGAGTTTCTGCATGTTCGTTGTTGTGCACACATTCTCAATTTAATTGTCCAAGAAGATTTGAAAATAATTGATCATTCTGTTGATAAGATTCGTGAATGTGTAAAGTATGTTAAAGGCAGTCAAGTGAGAAAGAAAAAGTTTGTAGAATCTGTTACCCAAACTTCGCTGGATCCTAAGAAATCACTTAGGCAAGATGTTCCTACTAGATGGAATTCTACGTATTTGATGCTTTCTAGTGCCATATATTATCGACGTGCTTTTAATCATTTGAAATTGACTGATACTAATTTCACACACTGTCCATTGGTTGACGAGTGGGTTCAAGctgaaaaaatatgcaaatttcTTGAGGTTTTCTATGAGACAACGACTTTGTTTTCTGAGGTGAAATATCCTACTGCCAACCTTTATTTTCCTCGTGTCTTTACGGTTCAATTGACATTAAGTCAAGCCTTGCAAAGCtctgatgatttcatgagatCAATGGCCAATCGGATgtttcagaaatttgacaagtACTGGAAAGATTATAACATTTTGTTGTCCATTGCTGTGATAGTTGATCCGAGGTTCAAGAAGCAGTTTGTTGAGTTTTGTTACAACAAGTTATACGGACATGGTAGTAACGAATTAAGTCTGGTGAAATCTAAATTAGTTTCTTTGTTTGAGGAATATATGGGCCTTGCTTCTAAATCAAGTAGTAGCAATACATCTACGAGTTCTCACAGTGGCATTGATGATAATGCTTCTCTTCCTCTAAATTCAGAAAGTGGATGCATGGATGTTTTGAAG GAATTTGACACATTTCAAAGAACAGAATTAAATGATAGAGCTCAAAAGAGTCAATTAGATCTTTATTTGGATGAACCGAAAATTGACAGATCTTCAAAATGTGATGTTCTTGCATTTTGA
- the LOC142553925 gene encoding zinc finger BED domain-containing protein RICESLEEPER 2-like isoform X1, with protein MSSEPIGLVHEEDSVEGVHVLDLDVDEEAGTNLQGRASGSVKRKRPLKSQWWQYFEMLPKVEGEEKRCKCKVCGTTYKADSSMGTGNLQRHILKQCPRQGTRDIAQALLEQGDKSLAIRSQKFSQERFRELLILAIVRHDLPFQFVENEAIRSIFTYLEPQVNHFTRNTARTDILKMHKNEYNRLAQEMHSCPGKICFTSDLWTSIVTDGYVCLTAHFIDSNWVLQKRIINFSYMPPPHSVIALCDKINSLFNAWGIQRKVFTITLDNAASNDVFVGLLRDHLSLNCSLVNDGEFLHVRCCAHILNLIVQEDLKIIDHSVDKIRECVKYVKGSQVRKKKFVESVTQTSLDPKKSLRQDVPTRWNSTYLMLSSAIYYRRAFNHLKLTDTNFTHCPLVDEWVQAEKICKFLEVFYETTTLFSEVKYPTANLYFPRVFTVQLTLSQALQSSDDFMRSMANRMFQKFDKYWKDYNILLSIAVIVDPRFKKQFVEFCYNKLYGHGSNELSLVKSKLVSLFEEYMGLASKSSSSNTSTSSHSGIDDNASLPLNSESGCMDVLKEFDTFQRTELNDRAQKSQLDLYLDEPKIDRSSKCDVLAF; from the exons ATGAGTTCAGAACCTATTGGTCTTGTTCATGAGGAGGATAGTGTGGAGGGTGTACATGTGTTGGATTTAGATGTTGATGAAGAAGCAGGTACTAACTTGCAAGGTCGGGCCTCCGGAAGTGTTAAACGAAAGAGACCTTTAAAATCACAATGGTGGCAATATTTTGAGATGCTTCCAAAAGTAGAAGGAGAAGAAAAGCGTTGCAAATGTAAAGTATGTGGGACTACGTACAAAGCAGACAGTAGCATGGGGACAGGTAATCTCCAACGCCATATTCTCAAACAGTGTCCTAGACAGGGTACTCGTGATATTGCTCAGGCTTTGTTAGAACAAGGCGATAAAAGTCTTGCCATAAGGTCACAAAAGTTCAGCCAAGAAAGATTTAGAGAGTTGCTAATATTAGCAATTGTGAGACATGATTTACCGTTTCAGTTTGTGGAAAATGAGGCAATTAGATCAATTTTTACATATTTGGAACCTCAAGTCAATCATTTCACTAGAAACACCGCAAGGACTGATATTCTCAAGATGCATAAAAATGAATACAATAGACTAGCTCAAGAAATGCATTCATGCCCTGGAAAAATTTGTTTCACTTCCGATTTGTGGACTTCTATTGTCACTGATGGCTATGTATGTTTGACAGCGCATTTCATTGATTCTAATTGGGTTTTGCAAAAAAGGATTATCAACTTCTCTTACATGCCTCCACCTCACTCTGTTATTGCATTGTGTGATAAAATCAATAGCTTATTCAATGCTTGGGGAATTCAGAGAAAGGTTTTCACAATTACGTTGGACAATGCCGCTTCAAATGATGTCTTTGTTGGCCTTCTAAGGGATCATCTTAGTTTAAATTGTTCATTAGTGAATGATGGCGAGTTTCTGCATGTTCGTTGTTGTGCACACATTCTCAATTTAATTGTCCAAGAAGATTTGAAAATAATTGATCATTCTGTTGATAAGATTCGTGAATGTGTAAAGTATGTTAAAGGCAGTCAAGTGAGAAAGAAAAAGTTTGTAGAATCTGTTACCCAAACTTCGCTGGATCCTAAGAAATCACTTAGGCAAGATGTTCCTACTAGATGGAATTCTACGTATTTGATGCTTTCTAGTGCCATATATTATCGACGTGCTTTTAATCATTTGAAATTGACTGATACTAATTTCACACACTGTCCATTGGTTGACGAGTGGGTTCAAGctgaaaaaatatgcaaatttcTTGAGGTTTTCTATGAGACAACGACTTTGTTTTCTGAGGTGAAATATCCTACTGCCAACCTTTATTTTCCTCGTGTCTTTACGGTTCAATTGACATTAAGTCAAGCCTTGCAAAGCtctgatgatttcatgagatCAATGGCCAATCGGATgtttcagaaatttgacaagtACTGGAAAGATTATAACATTTTGTTGTCCATTGCTGTGATAGTTGATCCGAGGTTCAAGAAGCAGTTTGTTGAGTTTTGTTACAACAAGTTATACGGACATGGTAGTAACGAATTAAGTCTGGTGAAATCTAAATTAGTTTCTTTGTTTGAGGAATATATGGGCCTTGCTTCTAAATCAAGTAGTAGCAATACATCTACGAGTTCTCACAGTGGCATTGATGATAATGCTTCTCTTCCTCTAAATTCAGAAAGTGGATGCATGGATGTTTTGAAG GAATTTGACACATTTCAAAGAACAGAATTAAATGATAGAGCTCAAAAGAGTCAATTAGATCTTTATTTGGATGAACCGAAAATTGACAGATCTTCAAAATGTGATGTTCTTGCATTTTGA
- the LOC142553925 gene encoding zinc finger BED domain-containing protein RICESLEEPER 2-like isoform X2: MSSEPIGLVHEEDSVEGVHVLDLDVDEEAGTNLQGRASGSVKRKRPLKSQWWQYFEMLPKVEGEEKRCKCKVCGTTYKADSSMGTGNLQRHILKQCPRQGTRDIAQALLEQGDKSLAIRSQKFSQERFRELLILAIVRHDLPFQFVENEAIRSIFTYLEPQVNHFTRNTARTDILKMHKNEYNRLAQEMHSCPGKICFTSDLWTSIVTDGYVCLTAHFIDSNWVLQKRIINFSYMPPPHSVIALCDKINSLFNAWGIQRKVFTITLDNAASNDVFVGLLRDHLSLNCSLVNDGEFLHVRCCAHILNLIVQEDLKIIDHSVDKIRECVKYVKGSQVRKKKFVESVTQTSLDPKKSLRQDVPTRWNSTYLMLSSAIYYRRAFNHLKLTDTNFTHCPLVDEWVQAEKICKFLEVFYETTTLFSEVKYPTANLYFPRVFTVQLTLSQALQSSDDFMRSMANRMFQKFDKYWKDYNILLSIAVIVDPRFKKQFVEFCYNKLYGHGSNELSLVKSKLVSLFEEYMGLASKSSSSNTSTSSHSGIDDNASLPLNSESGCMDVLKLTNLGILNLHKWPEIF, from the exons ATGAGTTCAGAACCTATTGGTCTTGTTCATGAGGAGGATAGTGTGGAGGGTGTACATGTGTTGGATTTAGATGTTGATGAAGAAGCAGGTACTAACTTGCAAGGTCGGGCCTCCGGAAGTGTTAAACGAAAGAGACCTTTAAAATCACAATGGTGGCAATATTTTGAGATGCTTCCAAAAGTAGAAGGAGAAGAAAAGCGTTGCAAATGTAAAGTATGTGGGACTACGTACAAAGCAGACAGTAGCATGGGGACAGGTAATCTCCAACGCCATATTCTCAAACAGTGTCCTAGACAGGGTACTCGTGATATTGCTCAGGCTTTGTTAGAACAAGGCGATAAAAGTCTTGCCATAAGGTCACAAAAGTTCAGCCAAGAAAGATTTAGAGAGTTGCTAATATTAGCAATTGTGAGACATGATTTACCGTTTCAGTTTGTGGAAAATGAGGCAATTAGATCAATTTTTACATATTTGGAACCTCAAGTCAATCATTTCACTAGAAACACCGCAAGGACTGATATTCTCAAGATGCATAAAAATGAATACAATAGACTAGCTCAAGAAATGCATTCATGCCCTGGAAAAATTTGTTTCACTTCCGATTTGTGGACTTCTATTGTCACTGATGGCTATGTATGTTTGACAGCGCATTTCATTGATTCTAATTGGGTTTTGCAAAAAAGGATTATCAACTTCTCTTACATGCCTCCACCTCACTCTGTTATTGCATTGTGTGATAAAATCAATAGCTTATTCAATGCTTGGGGAATTCAGAGAAAGGTTTTCACAATTACGTTGGACAATGCCGCTTCAAATGATGTCTTTGTTGGCCTTCTAAGGGATCATCTTAGTTTAAATTGTTCATTAGTGAATGATGGCGAGTTTCTGCATGTTCGTTGTTGTGCACACATTCTCAATTTAATTGTCCAAGAAGATTTGAAAATAATTGATCATTCTGTTGATAAGATTCGTGAATGTGTAAAGTATGTTAAAGGCAGTCAAGTGAGAAAGAAAAAGTTTGTAGAATCTGTTACCCAAACTTCGCTGGATCCTAAGAAATCACTTAGGCAAGATGTTCCTACTAGATGGAATTCTACGTATTTGATGCTTTCTAGTGCCATATATTATCGACGTGCTTTTAATCATTTGAAATTGACTGATACTAATTTCACACACTGTCCATTGGTTGACGAGTGGGTTCAAGctgaaaaaatatgcaaatttcTTGAGGTTTTCTATGAGACAACGACTTTGTTTTCTGAGGTGAAATATCCTACTGCCAACCTTTATTTTCCTCGTGTCTTTACGGTTCAATTGACATTAAGTCAAGCCTTGCAAAGCtctgatgatttcatgagatCAATGGCCAATCGGATgtttcagaaatttgacaagtACTGGAAAGATTATAACATTTTGTTGTCCATTGCTGTGATAGTTGATCCGAGGTTCAAGAAGCAGTTTGTTGAGTTTTGTTACAACAAGTTATACGGACATGGTAGTAACGAATTAAGTCTGGTGAAATCTAAATTAGTTTCTTTGTTTGAGGAATATATGGGCCTTGCTTCTAAATCAAGTAGTAGCAATACATCTACGAGTTCTCACAGTGGCATTGATGATAATGCTTCTCTTCCTCTAAATTCAGAAAGTGGATGCATGGATGTTTTGAAG CTTACCAATTTAGGTATCCTGAACTTGCACAAATGGCCAGAGATATTTTGA